Proteins encoded by one window of Homo sapiens chromosome 10, GRCh38.p14 Primary Assembly:
- the NANOS1 gene encoding nanos homolog 1, whose protein sequence is MEAFPWAPRSPRRGRAPPPMALVPSARYVSAPGPAHPQPFSSWNDYLGLATLITKAVDGEPRFGCARGGNGGGGSPPSSSSSSCCSPHTGAGPGALGPALGPPDYDEDDDDDSDEPGSRGRYLGSALELRALELCAGPAEAGLLEERFAELSPFAGRAAAVLLGCAPAAAAAATTTSEATPREERAPAWAAEPRLHAASGAAAARLLKPELQVCVFCRNNKEAMALYTTHILKGPDGRVLCPVLRRYTCPLCGASGDNAHTIKYCPLSKVPPPPARPPPRSARDGPPGKKLR, encoded by the coding sequence ATGGAGGCTTTCCCCTGGGCGCCCCGCTCGCCCCGCCGCGGCCGCGCCCCCCCGCCCATGGCGCTCGTGCCCAGCGCCCGCTACGTGAGCGCCCCGGGCCCGGCGCACCCGCAGCCCTTCAGCTCCTGGAACGACTACCTGGGGCTCGCCACGCTCATCACCAAAGCGGTGGACGGCGAGCCGCGCTTCGGCTGCGCCCGCGGTGGGAACGGCGGCGGCGGCTCCccgccctcctcctcctcgtcgTCCTGCTGCTCCCCCCACACGGGGGCCGGGCCTGGGGCGCTGGGGCCGGCGCTGGGGCCGCCCGACTACGACGAGGACGACGACGACGACAGCGACGAGCCGGGGTCCCGGGGCCGCTACCTGGGGAGCGCGCTGGAATTGCGCGCGCTGGAGCTGTGCGCGGGCCCCGCCGAGGCCGGGCTGCTGGAGGAGCGCTTCGCCGAGCTGAGCCCGTTCGCGGGTCGTGCCGCCGCCGTGCTGCTGGGCTgcgcgcccgccgccgccgccgccgccaccaccaccaGCGAGGCGACGCCGCGCGAGGAGCGGGCCCCGGCGTGGGCGGCCGAGCCCCGGCTGCACGCGGCCTCCGGGGCGGCGGCCGCCCGGCTGCTGAAGCCCGAGCTGCAGGTGTGCGTGTTCTGCCGGAACAACAAGGAGGCGATGGCGCTCTACACCACCCATATCCTCAAGGGCCCCGACGGGCGAGTGCTGTGTCCCGTGCTGCGCCGCTACACGTGTCCCCTGTGCGGCGCCAGCGGCGACAACGCGCACACCATCAAGTACTGCCCGCTCTCCAAAgtgccgccgccgcccgcccgcccgccgccCCGCAGCGCCAGGGACGGCCCGCCTGGCAAGAAGCTGCGCTGA